From Aegilops tauschii subsp. strangulata cultivar AL8/78 chromosome 5, Aet v6.0, whole genome shotgun sequence:
atacatccgtatgtggttcatagtggaagctctacaaagacttatactccctccgtcccaaaattcttgtctttgatttgttcaaatatgatgtatcaagtcacattttagtattagatacatccgtatcttgacaaaatctaagacaagaattttggaacggagggagtagtatacaTCTTCTTATCTGTAGATATCTACCTAGCGTTGTTTGGTCCAGGGACGGACACGAGGGTGCTGGATAATTGTACGTACACACACATGCGCCTGTGTACACATGTAGTGCACTTAAGACTCTGAGGTGGCGCCGGTGGTCCCACATGTCCACTTGTGCCAGTACCACTCCATCTGTTCACATGTGGACCCATCATTTTCACTAATTAAACCCTCGGCATGGGCCGACTATTATCTATACATTTCTCCACAACTTCTAATTTTTTTGTAAAATTTGTCACCGTCCACTCGTTGAAGCGCCTTCAATGGTTAACGGTTTAGCCGGAAAACCAGAAGATTAGGCATTGGATTGTTTTCACCGAGATGTGGAGTATAATAAGATCCCACTGAATTGTCACAATAGTAGCTCACTACATATATAGGACATGATCCCGAGGTGCGAGAAGGAAGATCCCCGATCTGGACTGACGGTTGGGCAGCCCAACAGGGCAAAGCCGATAGCTCATTGATCCCTTGGGTGCTCCTTGTCTGGCTCTTGCCTCCATTGTCCCGAACATTTTGCTGAATGCCAAACTACGATGATATGTGTCAACAAGTTGGGCTGGTGTTTCTTTTCTTCTCGGGAAAGAAAGAAAGGCTCCTAGACGTTTAGGGTTTCTCTActgcccgccgccggcgccgccgatTTACCTCGTCTAttgtggccttagggccatgtaGGCGCGGTAGATCCCAATCCTTGCCGGTGGGAGGGCCCCATCTTCGTTTTAGGTGTTTTTTTAGTCTGTTTAAGATTTGTGTCATACTCGAAAAAGCGAGTTGGCGGCAGCTCTCTGAAGATAGAATAAGGCTCTCCCCGCCTAGCCCGCGTCTCGACCATGCGTCCTACGTTGAGAAATTGCAGGAGCATAGGGTTGCTGAACTTGCACTTAACTAGCTAGGAGGGGCATGTTCTTAAAAGAACCAAATAATAATGCTTAATTACGCAGAGTGATGTATCCGTCAGGTGCAAATATTTTCCACGCTACTTTCTGGCGATTGGATGGACGAATTTTAAGCAGACAAGAAAGGTTGACAGCCTCGACTGTCCTGTCTTGATGTGGTACTACCATGCAGGGTGTGGGTCCCAATTTTTTTACACAAGAAAAATCTTGGCAAAGTTAGATACTACTGTAGTATCTGCTCCGACAGACCAAACAGTTAGTGAGAAAGAGTGAaaagaaataaataaagaaaGGTTGGAGCTAAGCTGAGGTGGGTCTATGGGGAGAGGAGCTGCAGCTGTAGAGGGGACATTCTACTGCAGCTCAATTATTTGGGTGTCTAGAAATACTAATATACTAAAACTTGGACACGTGGCACCCTCCCAATGGGATCCCAGTGTACCGTCCCAGAACTCACTATCCAATCGATGTAAGCCATGATgtcactcctctctctctctctctctctctctctctctctctctctctctcttttcagTTCTCGATCTGCTGATGTCGTGGGGGAATCGGGTCAAATTACGCGGTTTCCCTCTTGCTGTCATCTATACAATCTACTAGGACAACATAAATTATAACCTTAATCATGCATGCTAAACAAGCTTTCCCACACTTTCTGCAAATTATGTGTATATACAAGCCGGTCTCCGTCAATTACAGACATAATTATGTGTGCTTAGGGAGGCGTGAAACACGAACCTATGTTGTAAAAATTGTTAATCGTGGGGGCTCGATCTTAGGTGATGGAAGCAAAGATATAATCTTCCATTAGTGTTGGAAAACCCAGTCACTAATTGGTGGATGCCATAATAGTAAAAAACCGCGAGCTCTTGTCGGAGGGATTGTTTTCATTTTGATGCTTGCCAAATGCATGCCACGTTGTCGAGAAATCTATGAAAAGAACATGAGTAAACCATCTGTTTTTTCTTGTAATTTATGAATACAGACCGACTCTTCGTTGGTTCTAGATGTCTGGCTGTAAAGATTGTTAATCGTGGGCGCCTGATTTTGGGTGCTCAAAGCATGATCTCCAGCTAGGTCCCATTTGTATTTGGAAAACCCGGTCACTAATGTCGTCATCTATGGTAATAATAACAATCAAAAACATCGTGCTTGTCGGAGGAACTGTTTTAGTCGTGCTCTCGCTGGACGCGTGATGTATTGTTAATCATATGAGTAATTAATGAACTAAACCCGGTCAGATAGCAAGGCACCATATATTATCTTAATGAATCCTCGTCAAAGATCCCATTCCTGCTGGTGTCTTTTGACGATTACTGCTCGATGCGTACTACTACCCCTGATAGAGGAGCTAGACATATAGTTGGATTAATCAGCTCAATAATGCAAACAACCTGGCTAGTAGTGGCCTATGCGATCCACACACTCGCATACATGATTGCCTTCTTCTTTTCTTTAGAGGTGGAGACGATTAAGGAGCAGAACAACATAGATGAATGGCGCATCAAAGTCAGCTATATGTGTTGCTAGCTAGAAGCGATCGTTAGAGATGAATGGAGAGGCAATCCAACATGCATGGATCCATCCCATCAAGAACCTCTTAGTATATTCATTCTGTCGATCTAGGAAAAGGGATCCGAATACAAACGACCACTCATATATAAGAGCTAGCATATCTAACAACATTTATATTTAAAACAAAAGAAGCAAACAGTTGGATTTAAAATGGTGTGAGAGAGGACATAGGCCCATGGGAATGGGACCGATCCTTAGTGTCCACCTCTTGTTAATTATGCATATGGACCGGGTCTTCGTCGATTCTAGACGGTTGACTGTGTAAAGATTGTTAATCGTGGGCGCCTGATCTTGGATGATGGAAGCTTGATCTCTAGCCAGCTAGCTCCCATTTGTATTGGCAAATCCAGTCACCAATTGGTGGACGGTTAGCGATGTCGTCGTCTATGGCAATAACAATAACACCATCGTGCTTTCTCGGAGGAACTGCTTTAGTTCTGAGCTCGCGGGACGCGTGATGTGTTGTTAATCATATGTGTCACAGTAATTAATGGGCTAAACCCGGTCGGATAGCAAGGCACCATTGCTTAGCTAATTCAATTCCTTGTCAAAGATTCCATTCTGCTGGTGTCTGAGATGATTACTATAGAGGTGCTAGCTAGCGGGATTAATCAACTCAATAATGCAACAACCTGGCTACTAATGGCCTACGCAATCCAGACACTTGCATTTTCCTTTAGATCGATAGAGACGATTAAGGAGTAGAGCAATGTTGGTGGGTGGATGGATCAAAATCAGCTAAATTTGTGGCTACTAGATTGTAGAGAGGGAGGGCAATCCAACATGAATCCATCCCATCAAGATTCTCTTGTTGCATTCTCTCATCCAAGGAAATGGGAACCAAATACTACCAACACTTCATATTTAAGAGCTAGAATCTCCAACAACGTTCAGATTTATCTTGAAAAACAAACATTTCGATTTATGGTGTGAGTGAGAACATACTCCCATCCCATGGAATCCCATTTTATTGCTCCACCGGCATCGATCTTCCTATCCAATCAATCAACTGTGATGTCACTCCTCTACCTATTTCTCTCTAGTTGTTTCTGATCTAATTTATCTAAAGGACATAGATAATCCTCGATCAATCATGCATGTTAAACAAGTTTTTTTTTTACAATTTACCTTTTTTGCAAATTATGTGTATACATGCGTGTCAATTCTAGATGCATGTATATATGCTTATGGGGGGCTTGTAACACGGATCTAAAATATATAGTTGTTCAAGTTATAGATCGTGGGTGCCTGGTCTTAGGAGATGAAAGGCGATCTCCAACTAGCTCCCATTTGAATCTGGGAGATTCAGTCACTAATTGGTGGACCGTTAGCGATGTCGTCGTCTATGGTGGTAATAGAAGTAAGAAACACCTTGATGCAACCATGATGAAGGTTGTCAGCATCTGTTTTGCACATTCATACAAACACTAGTGTCGATAGCGCATGATCTAGCTAGGCACTGCCATTGTCGTTTGGTTTTCAATATCTTGACAAAGTGGTCGCATAGGCTGAAAAGTTGTGATCAAAAGGTGCACACTTTTTTGGGGCGTGATGATCTCTTCTCACTTTCTACGTGACGTTGCAAAACTATTGTGACGCCATGGAATTATGCTCGTGGGGAGCCTCCCCTAGAAGCTCGAAACATCAAGAAGTCTTGTCGGAGAACATTCTTTAGTTGTGTGTGCGTGATGTGTTGTTAACCATATGAGCCATCAATTGTAATTAATGAGCTAGTTAAGCTCGGTTGGGTAGCAAGGCACAATATAGCTTGATGAATTAAGTTATTCGTCGTCAACGGTTCAATTCATCCTGGTGTCTTTGATGATTACTGGATCCGTACCGCTCTTAGTGGGATTAACCAGCTCAATAATGCAAAGCTCTGGCCAGTAGTGTCCTAGACAAAAGGCAATCCAAGCACTCACATAATGGCCACCCCTCTTTGTTTCTTGGACAGTTAGACAGAGAGCATGCAACATGGTTGGATGGATGGTTCAAAGTCAAACGAGCTAGCACAAGGGGCGGACGAAGGAGGAGCGAAACACACACATTTTttatggatggatggatgctgATCTAGGAAAAGAAAGTGAAATGGAACCAAATACTCCATGAACCATTTTTTAATTCTAGATGAACCGTGTGAAGGAAAAAATAATGTAAGGAGATATAGTGAAGGTTATTTTTTGACATTATTGACCTTAATAAGTTTGTAAGAATGAACTTGGTGGCTTAGTTTTTTTTTCATTGTTGAGGGGACCTTAGTGGCTAATTTCATTTTCAGCAATGAGTGCTCTCGTTGGAAGAGTTGATCTGCGGGCCCATCATGCCGTGGGCTCATATGGTGGCCCATACGATAGGATGGCCGACGCAAAGATCGGCGAGGCCGGCCCGGAAACCTCGATGAGAGACACCCCATCATTTCCCCTCGGCAAAAAAAAAAGTACTCGTATTTCCCAGAGAAGAATCGGGAGAAGTGACCGATGGAGAAAGacacggcggcgacggcgacggcgagggtgTGCCGGCGGTGCAAGGCGAAGTACTCGCCGTCGGGAAACACGCCGCAGTCCTGCAGGTTCCACCCTTCCTTCTTCGTCTGCCGCCGCCACGACGACCAGAAGAGGTAGCCACTCCGATCCCCACTCTCCCATCATCAATTCGCTAGATCTCGGCCTAGTGATTGACCACGGCGACGGCTGTGCAGGTACTACGAGCTTAAGGACGGCGACCCTCCCTACGCCGCCAAGTTCTACGACTGCTGCGGCGCCGAGGACCCCGACGCCGCCGGCTGCGCCACCAGCTTCCACCTCTCC
This genomic window contains:
- the LOC109777777 gene encoding uncharacterized protein produces the protein MEKDTAATATARVCRRCKAKYSPSGNTPQSCRFHPSFFVCRRHDDQKRYYELKDGDPPYAAKFYDCCGAEDPDAAGCATSFHLSYDDPE